From Cucumis melo cultivar AY chromosome 3, USDA_Cmelo_AY_1.0, whole genome shotgun sequence:
GGTATTAGACAAATTAATGTGTCGCGCAATGTTGGAATTGTATATATAAGAGTTCTGTATGCTTGCGATGAAGAATCTATATGGGGAACACGGGCAGGTGGAGCGGGAGGGTTCAAATATGACAAGGTGAGAATTTCCTGCATATTTTGGATTGGAAGGCATGCAGTTTCACCATTCTATTATGACTCTCTTTCATCTCTCTTAATCATAACTCGTAACGAGGATTTTGCAGGTTATCTTTGATTATCCATATGAAATCTTGACTCATGTAACTGGACACTATGGGCCTGTCATGTACATGGGACCTAATGTTATCAAGTCACTCTCATTTCATACTACAAAAGCGAAGTATGGACCATTTGGAGAGGCACAAGGAACGCCTTTTAGTACCAACGTCAAGGAGGGGAAGATTGTTGGATTTCATGGAAGGAAAGGTTTGTTCCTAGATGCTCTTGGTGTGCACTTAGTTGAAGGAAAGGTGACCCCGCTGTCACGTCCTCCCGCCAGTGATATTATTCCTGCTGCACCGCCACTTCTTGAAAATGGTAATGCCCCTTGGACTATGAAACTAGCACCTTCAAAAGGAGCACTTGAAGAGGTATTCTGCTAATCATTTTAGATGTTTCTTACAACTGAAAAAACAGAGGAAGCTAATATAAGTATGGTCATGAAAGGCTTATGGATTGATTATATGTTTCATAGATTGCTCGTGGTGTAGTTAAAAAACCAGCACCCTGTGGACCTGGACCATGGGGCGGAGATGGCGGTAAACCATGGGATGATGGAGTATTTTCTGGCATTAAACAGATATACTTGACACGGTCTCTTGAAGCTTTTTGTTCGATTCAAATTGAATATGATCGAAACAAACAATCAGTTTGGTCAGTTAGGCATGGAGGAAACAGTGGAACAAACGTACATCGGGTACCGATAAATGCAACACCTTCAACAGTTTCTTTTACCTGCCAATATATATTACATCCACAATCAACTAAAATTTATTCTGGCTGTGTTTACAGGTAAAATTGGATTATCCACATGAAGTGTTAACATGTATATCAGGATATTACGGTTACATCGGTAAAGACGAGAGACAACAAGCTGTAAAGTCGCTTACATTTCACACAAGCAGGGGGAAGTTCGGTCCTTTTGGGGAGGAGGTAGGGTCGTTTTTCACGTCAACGACGACAGAGGGCAAAGTAGTTGGCTTCCATGGGAGAAGCAGCTTGTATTTGGACGCCATTGGAGTTCACATGCAACACTGGCTAGGAAGCCAAAGGGCATCCAGGTCGTCCTTTTTCAAACTGTTCTGATATGAAACTGAGAATTAATAAAGCTGGGGATGGAGCAATATGATTACGTTAATAATCAATTCTGGAAAAGTGAGATTCTTTCAACTTTTCCTTGTCTTCCATTTGCATGGAAAAGAATGTTTGGCCTAATCAATGACGCTTATCATATTATTTCTGGATATGATATTTCATATTCCCTCTCTTACAAACATCACTTAGTTTGATCATTCTAAACATCCTCCATCCTCTTATCCTTTTCATCTGTAGATTAAACCTTCCCAAACGAGTTGATACTGTTTGTGAAATGTAATAAAAATTGAATGTGATAAAGCATATTGAGTGACTTTTTTTAAGTGTATTAAAAAGTCATTCCAAGTAGGTCAAAAGTTATTTCTGGAGGTGTGTTGATTATGTGTAATATTGTGATATAATATTATGTTGTAATGAGGTGAGGGGATGATTGGTCACATTAGTGGACAAATATGAATTGTGGTTAAGTTTTAAGACACTATTATagactttttgttttttgttagaGGTAGATGaaataatttttagaatatCATTCctttaatcaaaatataaattaaattaaactcaGTTATCAAACTAGTCATACATATTAGCAATCAAGAGATctattatttgaatttttccATCTCTGCTATCAAACCTATG
This genomic window contains:
- the LOC103488006 gene encoding jacalin-related lectin 3 isoform X1 translates to MAGPFGGPAGNNWDDGVYSTIRQLVICHGAGIDSIKIQYDVKGSSIWSDRHGGNGGTKTDTVKLDFPDEYLTMIRGYYGSFVSFDKVFVRSLTFMSNKKKYGPYGVEQGTVFSFPTTEGKIVGFHGRSGLYLDAIGVYLKPMAIQSPSKAMIQSQDHLASKTENEGYSIIQGSVGQNYDIVLAVRQKDEFKKPLPTTISKQVSSSSSSESSDDESTIKRPVKKGPSKVENVVPCGPWGGSGGTIFDDGCYSGIRQINVSRNVGIVYIRVLYACDEESIWGTRAGGAGGFKYDKVIFDYPYEILTHVTGHYGPVMYMGPNVIKSLSFHTTKAKYGPFGEAQGTPFSTNVKEGKIVGFHGRKGLFLDALGVHLVEGKVTPLSRPPASDIIPAAPPLLENGNAPWTMKLAPSKGALEEIARGVVKKPAPCGPGPWGGDGGKPWDDGVFSGIKQIYLTRSLEAFCSIQIEYDRNKQSVWSVRHGGNSGTNVHRVKLDYPHEVLTCISGYYGYIGKDERQQAVKSLTFHTSRGKFGPFGEEVGSFFTSTTTEGKVVGFHGRSSLYLDAIGVHMQHWLGSQRASRSSFFKLF
- the LOC103488006 gene encoding jacalin-related lectin 3 isoform X2, which codes for MSFDDSRKIKPIMAGPFGGPAGNNWDDGVYSTIRQLVICHGAGIDSIKIQYDVKGSSIWSDRHGGNGGTKTDTVKLDFPDEYLTMIRGYYGSFVSFDKVFVRSLTFMSNKKKYGPYGVEQGTVFSFPTTEGKIVGFHGRSGLYLDAIGVYLKPMAIQSPSKAMIQSQDHLASKTENEGYSIIQGSVGQNYDIVLAVRQKDEFKKPLPTTISKQVSSSSSSESSDDESTIKRPVKKGPSKVENVVPCGPWGGSGGTIFDDGCYSGIRQINVSRNVGIVYIRVLYACDEESIWGTRAGGAGGFKYDKVIFDYPYEILTHVTGHYGPVMYMGPNVIKSLSFHTTKAKYGPFGEAQGTPFSTNVKEGKIVGFHGRKGLFLDALGVHLVEGKVTPLSRPPASDIIPAAPPLLENGNAPWTMKLAPSKGALEEIARGVVKKPAPCGPGPWGGDGGKPWDDGVFSGIKQIYLTRSLEAFCSIQIEYDRNKQSVWSVRHGGNSGTNVHRVKLDYPHEVLTCISGYYGYIGKDERQQAVKSLTFHTSRGKFGPFGEEVGSFFTSTTTEGKVVGFHGRSSLYLDAIGVHMQHWLGSQRASRSSFFKLF